The Amphiura filiformis chromosome 12, Afil_fr2py, whole genome shotgun sequence genome includes a region encoding these proteins:
- the LOC140165752 gene encoding LOW QUALITY PROTEIN: GDH/6PGL endoplasmic bifunctional protein-like (The sequence of the model RefSeq protein was modified relative to this genomic sequence to represent the inferred CDS: inserted 3 bases in 2 codons; deleted 1 base in 1 codon) produces MHSKCVILVLVTLMCSVQHVIPQTSTDTNEISVTNVVLVGALGDLAKKYLWQGFFDLYLAKESAHHKFNFDAAGRKSAEDGTPILTKILDEYVKCNNTAVTCANHLEVFRSSVTYTQLKKAEDYAQFCDSLMSHSGAAKEHGRLFYLSVPPFAYAAIAENIHKGCRPSGSDTWLRVVLEKPFGNDLQSARELANQLAGFLKEEEIYRIDHYLGKVGVQSILPFRNVNMAKYERIWNRDHIARVEIVMKEAIDVKGRLEFYDSYGVIRDVMQNHLTEIMSLVGMETPRNISDHQETLTNKLQFLHQVQPINAKRAVIGQYDNYANQWREELEKSDDEIVNTPTFSGVAMYVNNPRWMDVPFIMTAGKALDERIGYVRILFQDNSVCVKRKTSDFLSNCDTKQIIXFLTGNPSLKYPSILVSKNLPEPELPSPWTKGAAFPADLKILGFPLESFHYFSQSEDVSAYTALIASCFHGNKDKFIGTQDLMASWGIWTPLLEDIIGKSPRIYPSGDSCGDWLDFQVSHHHNKLYFLHDVDDEWDTSNKGFSTLNMAALSDTYRSNPLVAGSKDEVVERLATHLXNIASEAIQERGVFHIALSGGKTPKQLYAYLALRMNLDFPWHKMHIWLVDERCVPSTDEKSNFRMLYSSLLKYIQIPHINVHPMPIELPNGLCNSVDKGAMIYESELKRTIPTGRLDYVLLGMGTDGHTASLFPNQGVLDEANDLVSITYGGPPDDIPQRMTLSYNAINTARHAGVLVMGKTKRKVVSLLKSEGVTDKMNYPITGVKLTDGDLVWYMDHKALF; encoded by the exons CTAAAGAATCAGCACATCACAAGTTTAATTTTGATGCCGCTGGGAGGAAATCTGCTGAAGATGGGACACCTATACTCACCAAAATCCTAGATGAATATGTAAAGTGCAACAACACCGCTGTAACTTGTGCAAATCACTTGGAAGTATTCAGATCATCAGTAACATACACACAGTTGAAGAAAGCTGAAGATTATGCACAGTTCTGTGACTCTTTGATGAGTCATAGTGGAGCAGCTAAAGAGCATGGGAGGCTGTTTTATCTATCAGTACCGCCATTTGCATATGCTGCTATTGCTGAAAATATACATAAAG GTTGTAGACCATCAGGATCTGACACATGGCTACGTGTGGTGTTGGAGAAACCATTTGGTAATGACTTGCAGTCAGCGCGTGAGTTGGCCAATCAATTAGCTGGATTCTTGAAAGAGGAGGAGATATATCGCATTGATCATTATCTGGGAAAAGTTG GTGTCCAGAGTATTCTTCCCTTCCGGAATGTtaacatggccaaatatgagaggATATGGAATAGGGATCATATTGCTAGAGTAGAGATTGTCATGAAGGAGGCTATTGATGTCAAAG GACGGCTTGAATTTTACGACAGCTATGGAGTAATCCGAGATGTCATGCAGAATCACCTCACAGAAATCATGTCCCTTGTTGGCATGGAAACCCCTCGCAACATCAGCGACCACCAAGAGACACTCACAAACAAGCTACAGTTTCTGCATCAAGTACAACCTATCAATGCAAAGAGAGCTGTCATTGGTCAGTATGACAATTATGCTAACCAATGGCGAGAGGAGTTGGAAAAATCAGATGACGAGATAGTGAACACACCAACATTTTCCGGTGTAGCAATGTATGTTAATAATCCTCGTTGGATGGATGTTCCATTTATAATGACCGCCGGGAAAGCTTTAGATGAAAGAATTGGCTATGTACGCATACTGTTTCAAGATAATAGCGTGTGCGTGAAAAGAAAAACAAGTGACTTTCTGAGTAACTGTGACACAAAGCAAATCAT TTTTCTCACTGGTAATCCTAGTTTAAAGTATCCATCAATTCTTGTATCTAAAAATTTACCTGAACCAGAACTGCCATCTCCGTGGACAAAAGGAGCAGCTTTTCCAGCAGATTTAAAAATACTTGGCTTTCCATTAGAAAGC TTTCATTACTTCTCACAATCAGAAGATGTCAGTGCATACACTGCTCTCATAGCATCCTGTTTCCATGGTAATAAAGATAAATTTATAGGTACTCAAGATTTGATGGCATCATGGGGGATATGGACACCTTTACTGGAAGACATCATTGGGAAATCCCCTAGAATTTATCCTAGTGGTGACAGCTGTGGTGACTGGTTAGATTTCCAAGTTTCTCATCATCATAACAAGTTGTATTTCTtacatgatgttgatgatgaatgGGATACAAGTAATAAGGGTTTTTCAACTTTGAATATGGCAGCATTATCAGATACCTATAGGTCAAACCCTCTGGTAGCTGGTTCAAAAGATGAAGTTGTTGAACGGCTAGCAACACATC GAAATATAGCGAGTGAAGCCATTCAGGAAAGAGGGGTGTTTCATATAGCTTTATCTGGGGGGAAAACACCAAAGCAGTTGTATGCATACTTAGCATTGAGGATGAATTTAGACTTTCCATGGCATAAGATGCACATTTGGCTTGTGGATGAGAGGTGTGTACCAAGCACCGATGAGAAATCAAACTTTAGAATGCTCTACAGCAGTCTGTTGAAATACATTCAAATCCCCCACATTAATGTTCATCCAATGCCAATTGAACTACCAAATGGGCTGTGCAATTCTGTCGACAAAGGTGCAATGATCTATGAATCAGAACTTAAAAGAACTATACCTACAGGACGTCTTGACTATGTGTTACTTGGAATGGGAACAGATGGTCACACTGCATCACTCTTTCCTAATCAAGGAGTACTTGATGAAGCAAATGACTTGGTGTCCATAACATATGGGGGGCCTCCAGATGACATTCCACAGCGTATGACACTTAGTTATAATGCAATCAACACTGCCAGGCATGCAGGAGTACTAGTCATGGGCAAGACCAAACGAAAAGTGGTTTCTTTATTGAAAAGTGAAGGGGTAACGGACAAAATGAACTATCCGATTACGGGTGTTAAGTTAACTGATGGCGATTTAGTCTGGTATATGGATCATAAAGctttgttttga